The following are encoded in a window of Podospora pseudoanserina strain CBS 124.78 chromosome 6, whole genome shotgun sequence genomic DNA:
- the IRC5 gene encoding putative ATPase (antiSMASH:Cluster_4; EggNog:ENOG503NX78; COG:A) has translation MASADTMEAEKPKMSYTKLREEQILAAEEEKAHLANLKAEEKRKKKWKRRPLTKEEREAKGKDLDALLAQSAAFSSILTDKTKVLGRVGTGLDGKTLGEHDLTMAKQPKCLVGGTMRDYQLEGLTWMYEICVQGMSGILADEMGLGKTIQTISLIALLREQENYLGPHLIVAPLSTLSNWMNEFHKWVPSIPVCMYHGTPEQRIGIFKNQINKHLVGGRPTNKFPVVCTTYEMVIRDRANLSKINWEFIIIDEGHRMKNFDSKLFRELKTFTSATRLLITGTPLQNNLKELWSLLNFLLPKIFSDWESFESWFDFSDLEDEEGTEEFIADKAKQELVKKMHVVLQPLLLRRVKADVAKYLPKKREYVLYAPMTREQTDLYNAISDKNIDTRAYLENKVVERLTAANSSALSLSRSTRSSRSSSVKPDTESEVTSSTARTSPMSVKMEEPPAPPAKKNAFALMMGKRPSGRPPKAATLAKKQGAAAEAALPIRESPRKGSTKRKASPAPQSPAPKSVKSSRQSTPSSVRGRPRRGRKSYKDADSDDDMLDDDAFEAKLAKQLEEETELQAQNGLDEDTDEFERAKTLELAKREISLKKLGNPVMQLRLVCNSPHHFYDCEADESIVTASGKMLLLDRLLPALFERGHKVLIFSQFNKQLDLLESYCADLRGWPVCRIDGSVAQEDRQAQIEDFNKDPELKIFLLTTRAGGQGINLASADTVILFDSDWNPQQDLQAQDRAHRIGQTRPVVVYRLATRDTVEDELLGSADAKRRLEKLVIKKGGFRTMGQKIDMREDLDKETLKALLLKDGQVYKFSGDKEVLSDADIEVLCDRSDEAYERAAAGEGNAGVYKVVETKADGITETGKQ, from the exons ATGGCGTCCGCCGATACGATGGAAGCCGAGAAGCCCAAAATGAGCTACACCAAGCTGAGAGAGGAGCAAATactcgccgccgaggaggaaaaggcccACCTCGCGAAtctcaaggctgaggagaagcGCAAGAAGAAATGGAAGCGAAGACCCTTGACAAAGGAGGAGCGTGAGGCTAAGGGAAAGGACCTGGATGCTCTTCTCGCCCAGAGTGCAGCGTTTAGCAGCATTCTGACAGACAAGACCAAAGTCCTCGGCCGAGTTGGAACAGGCTTGGATGGCAAGACACTGGGAGAACATGACTTGACCATGGCCAAGCAGCCCAAGTGCTTGGTTGGCGGCACCATGCGAGACTACCAGTTGGAGGGTCTTACTTGGATGTACGAGATTTGCGTACAGGGAATGAGTGGCATTTTGGCTGACGAGATGGGTCTCG GCAAAACCATTCAAACCATCTCCCTGATTGCTCTCCTCCGCGAGCAAGAAAATTACCTCGGTCCACATCTGATTGTTGCTCCGTTGAGTACACTATCGAACTGGATGAATGAGTTTCACAAATGGGTCCCCTCAATCCCTGTTTGCATGTACCACGGCACCCCCGAGCAGCGTATCGGCATTTTCAAGAACCAGATCAACAAACATCTCGTGGGAGGCAGACCTACGAATAAGTTTCCCGTCGTCTGCACGACCTATGAGATGGTCATCCGTGACCGTGCCAACCTTTCCAAGATAAACTGGGAGTTTATCATCATCGACGAGGGTCACCGGATGAAGAACTTTGACTCCAAGCTGTTTCGGGAACTCAAGACATTCACCTCTGCCACCCGACTCCTGATTACCGGCACCCCTCTTCAGAACAACCTCAAGGAGCTGTGGTCACTGCTGAACTTTTTGTTGCCCAAGATCTTCAGTGACTGGGAGTCCTTCGAGAGCTGGTTCGACTTTAGTGAcctcgaggatgaagaaggaacCGAAGAGTTCATTGCTGATAAGGCCAAGCAAGAACTCGTCAAGAAGATGCACGTGGTGTTGCAGCCTTTGCTTCTGCGCAGAGTCAAGGCTGATGTCGCCAAGTACCTGCCCAAAAAGAGAGAGTATGTTTTGTATGCGCCGATGACCAGGGAGCAGACAGACTTGTACAACGCTATCAGCGATAAGAATATCGACACTCGGGCCTACTTGGAAAACAAGGTCGTGGAGAGGCTCACAGCTGCCAACAGCTCAGCATTATCGCTCAGTCGCAGCACACGCTCCTCTAGGTCAAGCAGCGTGAAGCCAGACACGGAGAGTGAGGTCACATCATCGACCGCAAGGACCAGCCCGATGTCAGTCAAGATGGAAgagccaccagctcctccagcgaAGAAGAATGCCTTTGCCCTCATGATGGGAAAGCGACCTAGTGGGCGTCCTCCCAAAGCAGCAACCCTGGCTAAGAAACAAGGTGCTGCGGCAGAAGCTGCCCTTCCGATTCGCGAATCACCACGGAAGGGCAGCACCAAGCGCAAGgcctcaccagcaccgcAGTCTCCCGCTCCCAAGAGCGTCAAGTCAAGTCGTCAGTCCACCCCTAGTAGTGTCCGCGGCCGACCACGACGAGGCCGCAAATCCTACAAAGACGCCGATTCAGACGACGACAtgctcgacgacgacgccttTGAGGCCAAGTTGGCCAAACAACTCGAAGAGGAAACCGAACTGCAGGCACAAAATGGCCTCGACGAAGACACCGATGAATTCGAACGAGCCAAAACCCTCGAGCTTGCCAAACGCGAGATCTCCCTCAAGAAACTCGGCAACCCCGTCATGCAGCTCCGTCTGGTGTGCAACTCCCCCCATCACTTTTACGACTGCGAAGCGGACGAGTCCATCGTCACTGCTTCAGGGAAGAtgctgcttcttgacagGTTACTCCCCGCCTTGTTTGAGCGCGGCCACAAGGTGCTCATCTTCAGCCAGTTCAACAAGCAGCTTGATCTGCTCGAGTCGTACTGCGCCGACCTGCGCGGGTGGCCGGTATGTCGCATCGATGGGTCAGTAGCGCAGGAGGACCGCCAGGCGCAGATTGAGGATTTCAACAAGGACCCTGAGCTCAAGATCTTCTTGTTGACTACGAGGGCAGGGGGGCAGGGTATCAACCTTGCTTCGGCTGACACCGTCATCTTGTTTGATAGTGACTGGAACCCGCAGCAGGATTTACAAGCGCAAGATCGCGCTCACAGGATTGGTCAGACAAGACCGGTGGTTGTGTACCGGTTGGCTACCAGGGACACGGTAGAGGACGAGCTATTGGGGAGTGCAGACGCAAAGAGACGgttggagaagctggtgATCAAAAAGGGTGGGTTCAGGACGATGGGGCAAAAGATTGACATGAGAGAGGACTTGGACAAGGAAACACTCAaggcgctgctgctgaaggaTGGGCAGGTGTACAAGTTTAGTGGGGACAAGGAGGTGCTCAGTGATGCTGATATTGAGGTGTTGTGTGATAGGAGTGATGAGGCTTATGAGCGGGCTGCGGCGGGTGAGGGTAATGCGGGTGTGTACAAGGTTGTTGAGACAAAGGCTGATGGGATTACGGAGACGGGGAAGCAGTGA
- the ARC1 gene encoding G4 quadruplex nucleic acid binding protein (antiSMASH:Cluster_4; BUSCO:EOG09263JFQ; COG:J; EggNog:ENOG503P07W), whose product MAYLDSQKYTPAEETEIQSWLSKASSVSPDNSSLLDEINNTLATRTTALGTKPSKADIALYESLAPLVKSWDPEQRTGEHGHPNIVRLVDFVQNSPFFGLDVKDKVEVDVEDIRYVKPVVDAKAEKERLKKEKAAAAAAAAAAGGNAEQKTLVDRTKEAAQTVVEKAVEAKNTVVEAVTGDAAVAAGAKPQKQKKEKKEKKGREPAPPPPPQVLSPCLIDLRVGHILKAIKHPEADSLYVSTIAMGDKPGTDDTTEVDGQICRTVCSGLNGLVPLEEMQGRKVVVVCNLKPVKMRGIKSSAMVLAASPKIKEGEVDDHKGPVELVNPPADAKAGERVYFEGWAGEPEKVLNPKKKIWETFQPGFTTTDDLEVAFDAGVVEALEGKTGLGKLVTESGGVCKVKSLTGAQVR is encoded by the coding sequence ATGGCCTACCTCGACTCCCAGAAATACACCCCCGCCGAGGAAACTGAGATCCAATCCTGGCTCTCCAAGGCCTCCTCCGTGTCTCCCGAtaactcctccctccttgaCGAGATTAACAATACCCTCGCCACccgcaccaccgccctcggcaccAAGCCCTCCAAAGCCGATATTGCTCTGTATGAGTCCCTCGCGCCCCTCGTCAAGTCCTGGGACCCCGAGCAGCGCACCGGCGAGCACGGCCACCCCAACATTGTTCGCCTCGTCGACTTTGTGCAAAACTCACCCTTTTTCGGTCTCGACGTCAAGGacaaggtcgaggtcgatgtTGAGGATATTCGCTATGTCAAGCCCGTCGTTGacgccaaggccgagaaggagaggttgaagaaggagaaggctgctgctgctgctgctgctgccgccgctggtGGTAACGCTGAGCAAAAGACCCTCGTCGACCGCACGAAGGAGGCTGCCCAAACAGTCGTTGAAAAGGCCGTCGAAGCCAAAAACACCGTTGTCGAGGCTGTCACTGGCGACGCTGCCGTCGCCGCTGGTGCCAAGccccaaaagcaaaagaaggaaaagaaggagaagaagggccgcgagcccgcccctcccccacctccccaggtCCTCTCGCCGTGCCTGATCGACCTCCGTGTTGGCCACATCCTCAAGGCTATCAAGCACCCCGAAGCTGATTCCCTTTATGtctccaccatcgccatggGCGACAAGCCCGGCACCGACGACACCACCGAAGTCGACGGTCAAATCTGCCGCACTGTCTGCTCGGGTTTGAACGGGTTGGTTCCTCTTGAGGAGATGCAAGGCcgcaaggtggtggtggtgtgcaaCCTTAAGCCGGTCAAGATGAGGGGCATCAAGAGCAGCGCCATGGTGCTGGCTGCCTcgcccaagatcaaggagggagaggtggatgaTCACAAAGGCCCCGTCGAGCTGGTCAACCCACCTGCCGATGCCAAGGCTGGCGAGAGGGTCTACTTTGAGGGGTGGGCCGGCGAGCCGGAGAAGGTGCTGAacccaaagaagaagatttGGGAGACGTTCCAGCCTGGGTTTACGACTACGGACGACTTGGAGGTTGCGTTTGATgcgggggttgtggaggcgCTGGAGGGGAAGACGGGGTTGGGCAAGTTGGTGACGGAGAGCGGAGGGGTTTGCAAGGTGAAGAGTTTGACGGGTGCGCAGGTTAGGTAA
- a CDS encoding hypothetical protein (EggNog:ENOG503PIH4; antiSMASH:Cluster_4), producing the protein MQLPTLLLLLAGAVSAIPAGTSLPVLTVPGGGPAITASLPPSCYTHTTTTTPKACATACPEPKDPIMCPAYIKIEQKEVPCHDDCCPKTSTQTVTARCPKCVTGCVIPTITEYVTTGCAPTHTGAFPTAILTKPN; encoded by the exons ATGCAACtcccaaccctcctcctcctcctcgccggaGCAGT CTCCGCCATCCCAGCCGGCACCTCCCTCCCAGTCCTCACCGTCCCCGGCGGCGGCCcagccatcaccgcctccctcccc CCTTCCTGCTACacccacacaaccaccaccaccccaaaagCCTGCGCCACCGCCTGCCCCGAGCCCAAAGACCCCATCATGTGCCCTGCCTACATCAAGATCGAGCAAAAGGAGGTCCCCTGCCACGACGACTGCTGCCCCAAGACGTCCACCCAAACCGTCACCGCCCGCTGCCCCAAGTGCGTTACCGGATGCGtgatccccaccatcaccgagtACGTCACTACCGGCTGCGCGCCGACTCACACCGGAGCGTTCCCCACGGCGATTTTGACCAAGCCAAACTAA
- the RPO41 gene encoding DNA-directed RNA polymerase (antiSMASH:Cluster_4; EggNog:ENOG503NU1C; COG:K; COG:L) translates to MLVRSRVATRHTLPVRTLLTSSSSRHPSRCLLPSSSSRVPAETQRFLNTGPVLRPSTKKTYRALVGFERKLATTVTEQHIENAPLDAIPLYQLRPIDVTNTVQVPDDLPRPPRGRMNQSGIPGDHAELLSMFDACIKVGRLERAAMVARRLEELGGLSVLEMLQIHHAYLRARIARIEMGGEDVETSGKSAGEDVFSLYETRIHGVLPARSETIGYMLKLSLLCCTGSRLRTRVNRFMSLLPENTTMDLGDILSSEDLARIAKISPSLTYTVAEPSPIEPEPAPKINDETAQFFNQTKSSIDSKSTVPPEVLATTQKGLGLTSLKKTISLFAEVPDGRDISSLSPAERREIQSRLEKDTIDAAVDRWRKESQAMSEMGLGLSSPGLNARLFEWHTDLQRRISQEIKLAVESEKRQKKTSDDLVRSQLTPYLLQSTPDRLAAVVILSLLSLVSTYGVDKGVPLTRVVHHLASSVEEDIRVYKATQSIPKEMARTQKAREQKAKTLLKVAKARDYYAAKRGGQEEPAQAANDGKVFSSDLPLPILEPRWPATTKTKFGALLLGAFLDTAKVTVVREHPETKELVSQMQPAFSHSTQLRRGKKVGVIVPNRALVDILKTEPRVEVLARHLPMVVEPEPWTKWEKGGFIEYPTSVVRAKAQEKDQQIYTEAAIERGDMEQMMKGLDVLGQTAWRINRKVFDVMLEAWNNGAEVANIPAVNPNLPMPPEPENLDDPLARRVWLKAVKAVENEKGGLHSQRCFMNFQLEIARAFRDQTFFFPHNLDFRGRAYPVPTYLNHMGADHMRGLLKFAKGKPLGTNGLRWLKIHLANVYGFDKASLAEREEFANENLQNALDSVRNPLNGNGWWLKAEDPWQCLATCFELTDALEHPDPTKFVSHLPIHQDGTCNGLQHYAALGGDAWGAEQVNLIPGERPADVYSAVADIVAKRIDHDADELKLDLAIALKGKIVRKVVKQTVMTNVYGVTRTGARKQILKQLDALYPTIEADTGINPNVLASYCTSKVFDALSSMFKGAHDIQKWLGEIGGRVCQSLNAEQLRRIAMEEQDEVEHQQAQQALYEADSHRPRPKKVASDEVTIMAPKRKSKSLRAVKNESTLEALKEKFLSTIVWTTPLRMPVVQPYRNTANRVIATCLQNLSLMDTNRSDPVNRRKQLQAFPPNFIHSLDASHMMLSALESDERGLTFAAVHDSFWTHASDVDIMSDIIRDSFIRIHEEDVIGRLKREFEARFGDSVYLATVVKNTPAGKAIEDWRKGFRMTARQELLLEVKRLKLLKSEVPSERLEGEEMVTPASILEKLGSPDSMVGAAEAVEAEADTTAAPDDGMEDGMEHGMEGEADATELLGEGEQADESAQVSGKKWEKNLFSARKDKNFPNNTTQQQKVTVWLPLTFPDIPAKGDFDIQMLRQSKYFFS, encoded by the coding sequence ATGCTCGTTCGGTCGCGAGTAGCCACCCGGCATACACTCCCAGTCCGGACCCTGCTGACGTCCAGCTCGTCACGACACCCCTCGAGATGCCTACTCCCCTCCAGCTCAAGCCGTGTCCCCGCCGAGACGCAACGCTTCCTTAATACAGGCCCCGTGTTAAGACCGTCAACCAAGAAAACATACCGTGCTCTTGTTGGCTTCGAAAGAAAGCTCGCCACAACAGTCACCGAACAACATATCGAAAATGCCCCCCTCGACGCAATCCCGCTCTATCAGCTGCGGCCCATTGATGTCACCAACACCGTCCAAGTCCCGGACGATTTGCCGCGCCCCCCCCGAGGTCGAATGAACCAGTCCGGCATTCCTGGTGATCATGCCGAGCTCCTGTCCATGTTTGATGCCTGCATCAAGGTCGGGAGACTGGAGCGGGCCGCCATGGTTGCCAGACGTCTCGAGGAACTGGGCGGTCTCTCGGTGCTCGAAATGCTTCAGATCCACCACGCCTATTTGAGGGCCCGAATTGCGAGGATAGAGATGGGCGGGGAAGATGTGGAAACGTCTGGCAAGTCGGCAGGCGAAGACGTTTTCTCTCTCTACGAAACCCGGATTCATGGAGTGTTGCCGGCCAGGAGCGAGACCATCGGGTACATGCTGAAGCTGTCACTGCTTTGCTGTACCGGCTCCAGATTGCGGACCCGGGTGAATAGGTTTATGAGCCTGCTACCCGAGAACACCACGATGGATCTAGGCGACATCTTGTCCTCTGAGGACCTGGCCAGGATAGCAAAAATCAGTCCTTCCCTCACCTACACTGTGGCCGAGCCTTCCCCCATCGAACCCGAGCCGGCACCCAAGATCAACGATGAAACAGCCCAATTCTTCAACCAGACCAAGTCTTCCATCGACTCCAAGTCGACCGTTCCTCCCGAGGTCCTTGCCACAACACAAAAAGGTCTTGGCCTCACATCACTAAAGAAGACCATTTCACTCTTCGCTGAGGTCCCAGATGGCCGAGACATCAGCTCTCTTTCTCCAGCGGAGCGGAGGGAGATCCAGTCTCGCTTGGAGAAGGATACAATCGATGCCGCCGTCGACCGTTGGCGCAAGGAAAGTCAGGCAATGTCCGAGATGGGACTTGGCTTGTCGAGTCCTGGTCTTAACGCCAGGCTTTTCGAGTGGCATACCGACCTGCAGCGTAGGATTTCCCAAGAGATAAAACTGGCAGTCGAGTCCGAAAAGAGACAGAAAAAGACGAGTGACGACCTTGTTCGGAGCCAACTGACGCCGTACCTCCTCCAATCAACTCCTGATCGTCTTGCGGCCGTAGTCATCCTCTCCTTGCTCAGTCTGGTTTCCACATATGGTGTCGATAAGGGCGTTCCTCTCACCAGGGTCGTGCATCACCTCGCGAGCAGCGTCGAAGAAGACATTCGAGTCTACAAGGCAACGCAGAGCATCCCAAAAGAGATGGCCAGGACGCAAAAGGCTCGTGAGCAAAAGGCGAAGACGCTCTTGAAGGTGGCCAAGGCGCGCGACTACTATGCGGCCAAGAGAGGAGGCCAGGAAGAGCCAGCCCAAGCGGCCAATGATGGCAAGGTCTTTTCCTCTGACTTGCCATTGCCGATTTTGGAGCCAAGGTGGCCTGcgaccaccaaaaccaaattCGGCgctctgctgctgggcgCTTTTCTGGACACGGCAAAGGTGACCGTCGTCAGGGAGCACCCGGAGACCAAGGAGCTCGTCTCGCAGATGCAGCCCGCCTTCTCCCATTCAACCCagctgaggaggggaaagaaggTTGGCGTCATTGTGCCCAATCGCGCCCTGGTCGATATCCTGAAGACGGAACCTCGAGTTGAGGTGCTTGCCCGGCATCTGCCCATGGTGGTCGAGCCTGAGCCATGGACCAAGTGGGAGAAGGGCGGGTTCATCGAATATCCGACATCCGTGGTTCGAGCCAAGGCACAGGAGAAGGATCAGCAGATCTACACCGAGGCCGCCATCGAGAGAGGCGACATGGAGCAGATGATGAAGGGGCTCGATGTGTTGGGGCAAACAGCTTGGAGAATCAACCGCAAGGTGTTCGATGTCATGCTTGAAGCCTGGAATAACGGAGCAGAAGTCGCCAACATTCCAGCCGTGAACCCCAACCTACCGATGCCGCCCGAGCCTGAAAACCTGGACGACCCCTTGGCCCGACGTGTTTGGCTCAAAGCTGTCAAGGCCGTCGAGAACGAAAAGGGCGGTCTGCACTCGCAGCGATGCTTTATGAATTTCCAGTTGGAGATCGCACGAGCCTTCCGTGACcagaccttcttcttccctcacAATCTGGATTTCCGTGGGCGAGCGTACCCGGTTCCGACCTACCTTAACCATATGGGTGCTGACCACATGCGCGGCCTGCTCAAGTTTGCCAAAGGAAAGCCGCTGGGCACCAACGGGCTGCGGTGGCTCAAGATCCATCTCGCCAACGTCTACGGTTTCGACAAGGCGAGTTTGGCCGAGCGTGAGGAGTTTGCCAATGAAAACCTTCAGAACGCGCTCGACTCGGTTCGGAACCCGCTGAACGGCAACGGCTGGTGGCTCAAGGCCGAGGACCCATGGCAATGCCTTGCGACCTGCTTTGAGCTGACAGACGCCCTGGAGCACCCGGACCCTACTAAGTTCGTGTCCCACCTCCCAATTCACCAAGACGGCACCTGCAATGGACTTCAGCATTATGCCGCTCTCGGTGGTGACGCGTGGGGTGCCGAGCAGGTCAATCTCATTCCCGGCGAGCGGCCGGCCGATGTCTACTCGGCCGTCGCTGATATCGTGGCAAAACGCATAGACCATGACGCCGACGAGCTCAAGCTTGACCTTGCGATAGCCCTCAAAGGCAAGATCGTCAGAAAGGTGGTTAAGCAGACCGTCATGACGAACGTCTACGGCGTCACTCGAACAGGTGCCAGAAAGCAGATCCTGAAACAGCTGGATGCCCTCTATCCCACCATTGAGGCTGACACCGGTATCAATCCCAACGTGCTCGCCTCCTACTGCACTAGCAAGGTGTTTGACGCACTGTCTAGCATGTTCAAGGGCGCCCACGACATCCAGAAGTGGCTAGGTGAAATAGGCGGCCGTGTATGCCAGTCACTGAACGCCGAGCAGCTGAGAAGGATTGCCatggaggagcaggatgagGTCGAGCACCAGCAGGCCCAGCAGGCCTTATATGAAGCCGATTCGCACAGACCGCGGCCCAAAAAAGTAGCATCTGACGAGGTTACTATCATGGCACCCAAGCGGAAGTCGAAGTCGCTCAGAGCGGTCAAGAACGAATCCACGCTTGAAGCTCTCAAGGAAAAGTTTCTCTCCACCATCGTATGGACAACGCCCCTGCGGATGCCTGTGGTGCAGCCATACCGTAACACGGCCAATCGTGTGATCGCGACCTGTCTTCAAAATCTCAGCCTTATGGACACGAATCGATCCGACCCTGTGAACCGACGTAAGCAGCTGCAGGCCTTCCCGCCCAATTTCATTCATTCTCTCGACGCCAGCCACATGATGCTGTCGGCGTTGGAGTCTGATGAGCGCGGCCTGACGTTTGCGGCCGTCCACGATTCGTTTTGGACGCACGCGTCTGATGTAGACATCATGAGTGACATCATCAGGGACTCATTCATTAGAATCCACGAAGAGGATGTCATTGGCCGCCTGAAGCGCGAGTTTGAAGCCCGCTTTGGTGATTCCGTATACCTCGCCACCGTCGTCAAGAACACACCGGCCGGGAAAGCGATCGAAGATTGGCGGAAGGGCTTTCGCATGACAGCCCGTCAAGAGTTGTTGCTCGAAGTGAAGCGGCTCAAGCTTCTCAAGTCGGAGGTTCCCTCGGAGAGACTCGAAGGCGAGGAAATGGTTACGCCTGCTAGCATCCTTGAGAAGTTGGGTTCACCTGACTCGATGGTCGGCGCCGCCGAGGCGGTGGAAGCGGAGGCGGACACAACGGCGGCACCGGATGATGGCATGGAGGACGGCATGGAGCACGGTATGGAGGGCGAGGCTGACGCAACAGAGCtcttgggagagggggaacAAGCCGACGAGTCCGCCCAAGTGTCTGGGAAGAAGTGGGAGAAGAACCTTTTCTCGGCAAGAAAGGACAAAAATTTTCCTAATAATacaacacagcaacaaaaagtcACTGTCTGGCTTCCACTGACCTTCCCCGACATCCCGGCCAAGGGCGACTTTGACATTCAAATGCTGAGGCAGAGCAAGTACTTTTTCTCATGA
- the ATP25 gene encoding ATPase synthesis protein 25 mitochondrial (EggNog:ENOG503NVNC; COG:S), whose protein sequence is MVNRKREKSSAAIRDDRLKLITPTAKILPTSPNAGAVSGDELCRDQSDVRQDFPEGETELVFNGHGLLLKTSPTISTSTSRLIQLQNKTIMAGPSVTGAIRCSSCTRSVFRSLIGSIAESRTPQAALRSQRLVTPAVGSRYHSSFRASPPLRGGPALEETLQREELDGSISSSNLDSNNATTTTTTTTTSSEPSDVPWYLQVEPPRHPTLMHEPPPLPDIPEDSPKVMEPLLKYISEELGMDDLSLVDLRDRDPPAAIGQDVIMIVGTARSERHLHVSADRLVRWLRGRGIGADADGLLGRNELKIKLRRIARKAKMLGTARSARAGDDGITTGWICVNLGNVGGSRREVQMVDEEGRSMGFGVPRTGASVIVQMLTESRRQELDLENLWEEMGREAVETYERPPPLRRDFSGYKAYAGRRTRSEGYRPRRIREFSTAAVPQGTIAALAVKAFRNGRG, encoded by the coding sequence ATGGTCaacaggaaaagagaaaaatcGAGTGCAGCGATACGTGATGATCGCCTCAAACTGATAACGCCCACAGCCAAAATTTTGCCCACCAGTCCCAACGCTGGTGCAGTCAGTGGGGATGAGCTCTGCCGTGACCAATCAGATGTGAGACAAGATTTTCCAGAAGGCGAAACGGAGCTGGTCTTCAACGGGCACGGACTCCTCTTGAAAACATCCCCCACgatatcaacatcaacatcacggCTCATTCAAttgcaaaacaaaacaatcaTGGCCGGACCCTCTGTCACCGGAGCCATCCGCTGCTCATCTTGCACTCGGTCTGTCTTTCGAAGCTTAATAGGAAGCATCGCGGAATCCCGGACACCTCAAGCAGCACTTCGTTCCCAACGTTTGGTAACCCCGGCTGTTGGCTCAAGATATCATTCATCTTTTCGAGCATCCCCGCCACTGAGGGGAGGACCCGCCTTGGAAGAAACCCTTCAAAGAGAAGAACTCGACGGATCCATCTCTTCATCGAACCTCGACAGCAACAATGCAACTAcaaccacgaccaccacTACTACCAGCAGCGAGCCATCCGATGTCCCTTGGTACCTCCAGGTTGAGCCGCCAAGACATCCCACGCTGATGCACGAGCCGCCACCATTGCCAGACATCCCCGAGGACTCGCCCAAAGTGATGGAACCTCTCCTCAAGTACATCTCGGAGGAATTGGGCATGGATGATTTGTCCCTGGTCGACCTGCGTGATAGGGACCCTCCAGCGGCGATAGGCCAAGACGTCATCATGATTGTCGGCACAGCCCGCAGTGAGCGCCATCTTCACGTCTCTGCTGATCGGTTGGTGCGATGGCTGAGAGGTCGTGGAATTGGTGCCGACGCGGATGGTCTCTTGGGCAGGAATGAGCTCAAGATCAAGTTGCGCCGTATCGCGCGCAAGGCCAAGATGCTGGGGACCGCGAGGAGTGCTCgtgccggtgatgatggaatCACCACCGGTTGGATCTGCGTCAACCTGGGAAACGTTGGTGGGTCGAGAAGGGAGGTTCAGATGGTagacgaggaggggaggtccATGGGTTTTGGCGTGCCCCGGACAGGGGCCTCGGTTATTGTTCAGATGTTGACTGAGAGCAGGCGCCAAGAGTTGGATTTGGAAAATCTTTGGGAAGAGATGGGTAGGGAGGCTGTTGAGACCTACGAACGCCCACCGCCCCTCCGACGGGACTTCAGTGGATACAAGGCGTATGCCGGTCGTCGTACCAGGTCAGAGGGATATCGTCCTCGACGCATTCGCGAATTCTCTACCGCGGCGGTACCTCAAGGGACAATAGCGGCTCTTGCGGTGAAGGCGTTCAGGAATGGGCGTGGTTGA